A genome region from Glutamicibacter arilaitensis Re117 includes the following:
- a CDS encoding ABC transporter permease: MSDSEAEPEQRNGTLDDFKDLVVSDYDVLPLSSSPLATERGDATLSFNAVIGDVLNPAFDGKYNLLEGRAATGNREALGTPGFMQRFDLQLGDQFSNNAGDFTMVGTVRDSSTNDSIPTFFAAESDMPENFAPGPNETMYYLLGQKPATWALATELNQHGAILTSAELLRNPPTAEQIGAPEDRFADAPSGNGLDLIATGALIATLAMVEVALLAGAAFAVGTRKQRHDLALLAATGAEAGTLKSVVTASGLWLGLIGGVAGALAGTGVGIAWVLLKLRSGENQLWLHIPWPLMLGVILLAPIAGLVSAYVPARAVAKQALNDALRSGRTTSNHSRRNLRRGILWLALSILLLALSASLSVFGIIQDFELRSYLALVLVIAGSIGLISAFILLSAPLLRLVAAKSAWLPLPLRLATRDSARNTGRTVPAVAAVLAAATLSSALLIYWSSASHSENENYQWSYNLNQMALPLSVQEYSPSAVGSVKMASADPFTTRRINAEDVSNAAVKALGPRTSAQTIPGAIDQGECTRLDPDSVELDGILHSPHCSTWALMEPSGHQCFVAPDGKPVDLQDWRCHGSMASDSGFSSLPTIVVGGEEILEALLGRKPSSEALQTLRAGGAVISNPVYLNEDETTTLISYDADADPQESADASQQWSSQRASFSPQSSFPLLATVEEPAKPIPYYAVISPETASRIGMPYDERLVLLSLGELPSDAVNDTLLVALAEAAGENYGPEKLETGPNSSVATALWQLVGLSALVTFSATGITAGLALADGREDHSVLASIGADPRLRKSLSAAQLFLTSIFGTLFGIMAGIVAAGTLQLLFRDMALIIPWTQLAIMLLVVPCAGSAMAWLLTKGRLHVLRHRTLA, from the coding sequence ATGAGCGATTCTGAAGCAGAACCAGAACAACGCAACGGAACGCTTGATGATTTCAAAGATCTGGTAGTCTCCGACTACGACGTCCTGCCACTGAGCTCCAGCCCGCTGGCGACCGAACGCGGGGATGCAACGTTGAGTTTCAATGCGGTCATTGGAGACGTCCTGAACCCTGCTTTCGATGGGAAATACAACCTACTCGAAGGGCGCGCAGCCACCGGCAACAGGGAAGCCCTGGGAACCCCCGGCTTCATGCAGCGATTCGACCTGCAGCTAGGCGACCAGTTCTCGAACAATGCAGGGGATTTCACCATGGTCGGCACGGTACGCGATAGCAGTACCAATGATTCGATTCCCACGTTCTTTGCCGCTGAGAGCGACATGCCGGAGAACTTTGCGCCCGGGCCCAATGAAACCATGTATTACCTTCTCGGGCAGAAACCTGCCACCTGGGCGCTGGCTACCGAGCTGAACCAGCACGGAGCAATTCTCACCTCTGCTGAACTGCTGCGCAATCCGCCGACAGCCGAACAAATTGGAGCACCCGAGGATCGCTTCGCGGATGCGCCGAGCGGCAATGGCCTCGACCTCATCGCGACTGGCGCATTGATTGCCACGCTGGCGATGGTGGAAGTGGCGCTGCTGGCTGGCGCCGCGTTCGCGGTAGGAACACGCAAACAGCGGCATGACCTTGCCCTGCTAGCGGCAACAGGTGCCGAAGCGGGCACCCTCAAATCGGTGGTGACTGCCAGCGGCCTATGGCTGGGCCTCATCGGTGGAGTTGCCGGAGCATTGGCGGGGACGGGCGTGGGCATTGCCTGGGTTCTTCTCAAACTCCGCAGCGGAGAAAACCAGCTCTGGCTGCATATCCCCTGGCCGCTGATGCTCGGAGTCATCCTGTTGGCGCCCATCGCCGGCCTGGTATCCGCTTACGTTCCCGCCCGTGCGGTGGCGAAACAAGCTTTGAATGATGCCCTGAGGTCAGGCCGGACAACGAGCAACCACAGTCGCAGGAATCTTCGGCGCGGTATCCTCTGGCTGGCACTTTCGATCCTGTTGCTAGCGTTATCAGCCTCGCTGTCCGTCTTTGGCATCATCCAAGATTTTGAACTTCGCAGTTATCTTGCACTGGTCCTGGTCATTGCGGGAAGCATCGGACTGATTAGCGCATTCATCTTGCTCAGCGCCCCGTTGCTCAGGCTAGTGGCCGCAAAATCCGCTTGGCTTCCGCTGCCGCTGCGTTTGGCAACCCGTGATTCGGCTAGGAATACAGGAAGAACCGTTCCCGCCGTGGCCGCAGTGCTGGCCGCTGCAACGCTATCGAGTGCGCTGTTGATCTACTGGTCGAGTGCCTCGCACAGCGAGAACGAAAATTACCAGTGGAGTTACAACCTCAACCAGATGGCGTTGCCGCTGTCGGTGCAGGAATATTCGCCGAGCGCCGTCGGCTCCGTGAAGATGGCTTCTGCCGACCCATTCACCACGAGAAGGATCAACGCCGAGGATGTGTCGAATGCTGCGGTCAAGGCTTTGGGACCACGCACTAGTGCCCAAACTATTCCGGGTGCTATCGACCAGGGGGAATGCACCAGGCTGGATCCAGACTCCGTTGAGCTCGATGGAATCCTGCATTCTCCGCATTGTTCGACGTGGGCTCTTATGGAACCTAGTGGACATCAATGCTTCGTAGCTCCCGATGGGAAACCTGTTGATCTGCAAGATTGGCGTTGCCACGGATCCATGGCGTCCGATTCAGGTTTTAGCAGCCTTCCCACCATCGTCGTCGGTGGTGAAGAAATACTAGAAGCTCTGCTCGGACGAAAACCTAGCAGTGAAGCGCTGCAAACGTTGAGGGCGGGCGGGGCGGTGATTAGCAATCCGGTGTATCTGAACGAGGACGAGACAACAACGTTGATTTCCTACGACGCCGACGCAGACCCCCAAGAATCGGCAGATGCCTCCCAGCAATGGTCTTCGCAGCGTGCTTCATTCAGTCCTCAAAGCAGTTTCCCCTTGCTGGCCACCGTTGAAGAACCGGCCAAGCCCATTCCGTACTACGCGGTCATTTCACCGGAGACTGCCTCAAGAATTGGGATGCCTTACGATGAGCGGTTGGTATTGCTATCCCTGGGTGAACTTCCCAGTGATGCCGTCAACGACACGCTATTAGTCGCACTGGCTGAAGCGGCAGGAGAAAACTACGGACCAGAAAAGCTGGAAACTGGCCCGAACTCCAGCGTAGCCACCGCCTTGTGGCAACTGGTCGGTCTCTCCGCTTTGGTCACCTTCAGCGCTACAGGCATTACCGCCGGGTTGGCGTTGGCCGATGGGCGCGAAGACCATTCGGTCTTGGCCAGCATCGGCGCGGATCCACGGCTGCGCAAGTCTCTGTCAGCGGCCCAGCTGTTCTTAACCTCCATATTCGGCACGTTGTTTGGAATCATGGCCGGCATCGTTGCCGCAGGGACGCTGCAATTGCTTTTCAGGGACATGGCGCTAATCATTCCGTGGACGCAGTTGGCGATCATGCTGCTAGTAGTCCCCTGTGCAGGTTCGGCGATGGCGTGGCTACTGACCAAGGGACGGCTGCACGTATTGCGGCACAGGACGCTGGCCTAG
- a CDS encoding ABC transporter ATP-binding protein: MSNQVLQLRKICMTYGSGATSVGALRDIDLDVSAGEFVAVMGPSGSGKSSLLTLAGGLDKATSGEIYVENTPLGALNINDLARLRRRAIGYVFQDFNLVPSLTAVENVALPRELDGVPFRKARRQAMDALRSVGIDKLADRFMDQISGGQRQRVAIARAIVGERRLILADEPTGALDTASGDGIMEVLRQRADAGCAVVLVTHEARHAGWADRVHFLKDGKIVDQAAQSYDPTVLLELPAN; the protein is encoded by the coding sequence ATGAGCAATCAGGTACTCCAGCTTCGCAAAATCTGTATGACATACGGTAGTGGAGCGACGTCCGTGGGAGCCCTGCGGGATATCGACCTAGACGTTTCTGCTGGCGAGTTTGTCGCGGTGATGGGCCCCTCAGGTTCTGGCAAGTCATCGTTGCTGACTCTGGCCGGCGGTTTGGACAAGGCCACTAGCGGTGAAATCTACGTCGAAAACACGCCATTGGGCGCGCTGAACATCAATGACCTGGCCCGTCTGCGCCGGCGCGCCATCGGGTACGTCTTTCAGGATTTCAATCTTGTGCCGTCTTTGACGGCGGTTGAAAATGTCGCATTGCCCAGAGAGCTGGACGGCGTGCCTTTTCGTAAAGCCCGTCGACAAGCCATGGACGCACTACGCTCCGTGGGGATCGACAAACTGGCGGACCGCTTCATGGACCAAATCTCCGGTGGCCAACGGCAAAGGGTCGCTATCGCCCGGGCCATAGTTGGCGAGCGCCGCCTAATTCTGGCCGATGAACCGACCGGCGCGCTAGATACTGCATCTGGCGACGGAATCATGGAAGTACTACGCCAACGGGCAGATGCCGGATGCGCAGTCGTCCTGGTGACCCATGAAGCCAGACATGCCGGGTGGGCCGACAGGGTACATTTTCTCAAGGACGGAAAAATCGTGGACCAGGCAGCGCAATCCTATGATCCGACGGTGCTGCTGGAGCTTCCCGCGAACTAA
- a CDS encoding PadR family transcriptional regulator — MSIRHSLLALLHDQPMYGYQLRSEFEERTGSTWPLNIGQVYTTLDRLERDGLALKDGDDGEGHVFYRITTAGKAEVSQWFADPVVATNPPRNELAIKLSLAMTLDSVDVEKLLQAQRTASMRNLQTYTRQRREATKFDSNDSHDVAWILVLDSLVFAAEAEIRWLDHCEGWLRKHRFRTSKNPAVHAAKALNDSKEVTR, encoded by the coding sequence TTGTCTATCCGACATTCTCTTCTTGCCCTATTACACGACCAGCCGATGTATGGATACCAGCTTCGCAGCGAGTTCGAAGAACGCACAGGTTCCACCTGGCCGTTGAATATCGGCCAGGTCTACACGACACTTGACCGTTTGGAGCGCGACGGCTTGGCCCTCAAGGACGGGGATGACGGGGAGGGCCACGTGTTCTACCGAATCACCACGGCAGGCAAGGCCGAGGTTTCCCAGTGGTTTGCAGATCCCGTCGTCGCAACAAACCCGCCCCGCAACGAATTGGCCATCAAGTTGTCCCTGGCAATGACCCTGGACAGTGTGGACGTGGAAAAACTCCTGCAGGCGCAGCGCACCGCCTCGATGCGCAACTTGCAGACCTACACCCGGCAGCGTCGCGAAGCAACGAAGTTCGACTCCAACGACTCGCACGATGTTGCATGGATTCTCGTGCTGGATTCATTGGTCTTTGCCGCCGAGGCCGAAATCCGCTGGCTCGATCACTGTGAAGGATGGCTGAGGAAGCACCGCTTCCGCACTTCGAAAAATCCTGCCGTCCACGCAGCAAAAGCGCTCAATGACTCGAAAGAGGTGACGCGATGA
- a CDS encoding NRAMP family divalent metal transporter, with product MALPESTSQSSKARRTALLGAMFLMATSAIGPGFITQTTEFTVKIGAAFAFAIVVSILVDIAVQLNVWRVIGVSGMRAQELGNKVLPGIGWVLAALVFIGGMVFNIGNIAGTGLGLNAMLGLDAKIGGALSAVVAILIFLSKKAGMALDRIVVMLGAIMILLMLYVAIVAAPPVGDAIRNVVLPEKIDFLIITTLIGGTVGGYITYAGAHRMIDSGTSGVEHVKSISNISTLAIIVTGVMRVLLFLAILGVVAGGVALTSDNKAAEAFGHAAGPIGIRAFGVILWAAALTSVIGAAYTSVSFITKRTTPERTRNLITLAFILVCGIIFMFLGKAPATLLIFAGAFNGLILPVGFAVLLWVAWRRRDLLNGYKYPKGLLVIGALTWVLSVYLGWNSLSGLAALWNG from the coding sequence ATGGCACTTCCTGAGTCAACATCCCAAAGCAGCAAGGCGCGGCGCACGGCGCTCCTAGGCGCCATGTTCCTGATGGCCACCAGCGCCATCGGCCCCGGCTTCATCACCCAGACTACCGAGTTCACGGTAAAGATCGGCGCGGCCTTTGCCTTCGCCATCGTGGTCTCCATCCTCGTGGACATCGCTGTCCAGCTCAACGTCTGGCGCGTCATCGGCGTCAGTGGCATGCGCGCCCAGGAACTGGGCAACAAGGTCCTGCCCGGCATCGGCTGGGTACTGGCCGCGCTCGTGTTCATTGGCGGCATGGTCTTCAATATCGGCAACATCGCCGGTACCGGCCTTGGCCTGAACGCCATGCTCGGACTGGATGCCAAGATCGGTGGCGCGCTCTCCGCCGTCGTGGCAATCCTGATCTTCCTCTCCAAGAAGGCCGGAATGGCACTGGACCGCATCGTTGTGATGCTCGGTGCCATCATGATCCTGCTGATGCTCTATGTAGCGATTGTCGCCGCGCCTCCGGTAGGAGATGCGATCCGCAACGTGGTGCTGCCAGAGAAGATCGACTTCCTGATCATCACCACCTTGATCGGCGGCACCGTCGGCGGCTACATCACCTACGCCGGCGCGCACCGCATGATCGATTCGGGCACCTCCGGCGTCGAGCACGTCAAATCGATTTCCAACATCTCCACCCTGGCGATCATCGTCACCGGTGTCATGCGAGTGCTGCTGTTCCTGGCGATCCTCGGCGTCGTCGCCGGCGGTGTCGCATTGACCAGCGACAACAAAGCCGCTGAAGCGTTCGGCCACGCCGCCGGCCCCATCGGCATCCGCGCCTTCGGCGTGATCCTCTGGGCCGCTGCACTGACCAGCGTCATCGGCGCCGCCTACACCTCGGTTTCCTTCATCACCAAGCGCACCACCCCGGAGCGCACCCGCAACCTGATCACCTTGGCGTTCATCCTGGTCTGCGGCATCATCTTCATGTTCCTGGGCAAGGCCCCAGCGACCCTGCTGATCTTCGCCGGAGCCTTCAACGGCCTGATCCTTCCTGTGGGCTTCGCAGTACTGCTCTGGGTCGCATGGCGCCGCCGCGACCTGCTCAATGGGTACAAGTACCCGAAGGGCCTGCTGGTCATCGGCGCACTGACCTGGGTCCTGAGCGTATACCTGGGCTGGAACTCGCTGTCGGGTCTGGCAGCCCTCTGGAACGGCTAG
- a CDS encoding putative hydro-lyase, giving the protein MKNFKDMELAERAAMSPREARELFRAGQVLPTAGISAGYAQANLMIVPQELAFDVLLFAQRNPKSCPILGVLEAGQTSSELLAGGDIRTDVPKYLVYENGIKVAEPTDLGDYWRDDLVTFIVGCSFTFEAALMESGISVAHIDQGVNVPMYKTNRRSATAGAISGPMVVSMRPIPASQVADAVRITSRYPAVHGAPVHIGNPGELGIEDLAAPDFGDAVQIPEGSIPVFWACGVTPQAAVMESRPALAIGHAPGHMLITDIRDTEYQVP; this is encoded by the coding sequence ATGAAGAACTTCAAGGATATGGAATTAGCTGAGCGGGCGGCGATGTCCCCGCGCGAGGCCCGCGAGCTCTTCCGCGCCGGGCAGGTACTGCCGACCGCTGGAATCAGCGCCGGCTACGCGCAGGCGAATCTGATGATCGTTCCGCAGGAACTGGCCTTCGATGTATTGCTCTTCGCCCAGCGCAATCCCAAGTCCTGCCCCATTCTCGGCGTGCTGGAAGCCGGGCAGACCAGCAGCGAATTGCTGGCCGGGGGAGATATCCGCACGGATGTCCCCAAGTACCTGGTGTACGAAAACGGGATCAAGGTCGCTGAACCCACCGATCTGGGGGATTACTGGCGCGATGACCTGGTGACGTTCATCGTGGGCTGTTCCTTCACCTTCGAAGCGGCGCTGATGGAAAGCGGCATTTCGGTGGCGCACATCGACCAGGGCGTCAATGTCCCGATGTACAAGACCAACCGCCGCTCGGCAACCGCCGGCGCCATCTCCGGTCCCATGGTCGTGTCCATGCGTCCCATCCCCGCCTCGCAGGTCGCCGACGCGGTGCGCATCACTTCCCGGTACCCGGCGGTGCACGGCGCGCCAGTGCACATCGGCAATCCAGGGGAACTGGGCATCGAGGATCTGGCGGCCCCTGACTTCGGGGATGCCGTGCAAATCCCGGAAGGGAGCATCCCGGTGTTCTGGGCGTGCGGGGTGACCCCGCAGGCAGCAGTCATGGAATCACGCCCGGCATTGGCCATCGGCCACGCTCCGGGGCATATGCTCATCACCGACATCAGGGATACCGAATACCAGGTTCCCTGA
- a CDS encoding IS481 family transposase, with amino-acid sequence MKNDPVNSTIRLAIARWPQDAPRGAVTAFCEEHGISRKTFYQIRKRAQTEGKDAVKVFRKGIEACGVPQRLLTDNGDALNPIRRGVLSELVAYANGLGIATITGKPYKPTTQGKNERFHSTLFKWLKKQPFATDLIQLQAQLDVFDQAYNTQRGHQSLEERMTPQEAWDATAVAEPLEIGQWKELSTKPGPSEAALAVCLQAGGEREAQRMAVARTPPEPVKLSGTLPSEHTGESGNQVLRANKNRCLRVAGVEIYLGKLLRSTMVNVVWDPTDLMVLGINGELVAKFDYPFPQGVKYLSLRHATVRFQNMPDPV; translated from the coding sequence GTGAAAAATGATCCAGTCAACTCGACAATACGCTTAGCCATCGCCCGATGGCCACAAGACGCTCCCAGAGGCGCGGTCACCGCCTTCTGCGAGGAACACGGCATTAGCCGCAAAACCTTCTACCAAATCCGCAAACGAGCCCAGACCGAAGGCAAAGACGCGGTGAAGGTCTTCCGCAAAGGCATTGAAGCCTGCGGCGTGCCGCAAAGGCTGCTCACCGATAATGGTGATGCGCTGAACCCCATCCGTCGTGGAGTGCTAAGCGAACTGGTCGCCTACGCCAACGGGCTGGGCATCGCCACGATCACCGGCAAGCCCTACAAACCCACTACCCAGGGCAAGAACGAGCGGTTTCATTCGACCTTGTTCAAATGGCTGAAGAAGCAGCCGTTCGCCACTGATCTAATCCAGCTGCAGGCGCAGCTCGATGTTTTCGACCAGGCCTATAACACCCAACGCGGACACCAGTCCTTGGAAGAGCGAATGACTCCGCAAGAAGCGTGGGATGCCACGGCCGTAGCTGAGCCGTTGGAAATTGGGCAATGGAAGGAACTGAGCACGAAACCAGGACCGAGCGAGGCCGCGCTAGCTGTTTGCCTCCAAGCTGGCGGTGAACGTGAAGCTCAGCGGATGGCTGTTGCACGAACCCCTCCGGAGCCGGTCAAGCTCAGCGGCACCCTGCCTTCCGAACATACGGGTGAGAGCGGAAACCAGGTACTTCGGGCCAATAAGAACAGATGTCTGCGGGTTGCCGGGGTTGAGATTTATCTGGGGAAGCTGCTGCGTTCCACCATGGTGAACGTGGTTTGGGACCCGACGGACTTGATGGTGCTGGGCATAAATGGTGAACTGGTCGCGAAATTCGATTACCCATTCCCGCAAGGCGTGAAGTATTTGAGTTTGAGGCATGCCACGGTGAGGTTCCAAAACATGCCTGATCCAGTCTGA